One segment of Candidatus Paceibacterota bacterium DNA contains the following:
- the secE gene encoding preprotein translocase subunit SecE: MKRVLNYVKDTKGELKHVSWPTRRQTLVFTLVVVAISFFVALFLGLFDYIFAQIIEYLVF; this comes from the coding sequence ATGAAGCGAGTATTAAATTATGTCAAAGATACCAAAGGCGAGTTGAAGCATGTCAGCTGGCCGACCAGACGACAAACTTTGGTTTTTACTCTCGTTGTTGTTGCTATCTCTTTTTTCGTCGCCTTATTTTTGGGTCTATTTGATTATATTTTTGCCCAAATCATTGAATATCTTGTATTTTAG
- a CDS encoding SIMPL domain-containing protein (The SIMPL domain is named for its presence in mouse protein SIMPL (signalling molecule that associates with mouse pelle-like kinase). Bacterial member BP26, from Brucella, was shown to assemble into a channel-like structure, while YggE from E. coli has been associated with resistance to oxidative stress.): MSSPELNKFFKAASLVAILLSLFLVVRVISDLKDFRYIGSGVYPQNVISVSGTGEVFAVPDVATVSFSITEEKATASETQAAVTKKMNSLLGELKQKGLEEKDIKTTGYNLSPRYEYANFVSGYRIPSNERVLVGYELSHSISLKIRNLDKVGEIISVLGGANVSNISGPDFLVDNKESHKAEARKMAIEEAQKKAKDLSRDLGVKLVRMVNFSESGDFYPYGLGGDFMNEAVLKSEATPVPGIPAGENKIISQVHITYEIR, translated from the coding sequence ATGAGCAGTCCAGAATTAAACAAGTTTTTCAAGGCAGCAAGTTTGGTCGCTATCTTATTGTCATTGTTTTTGGTCGTTAGGGTTATAAGCGATTTAAAGGATTTTCGTTATATTGGTTCGGGAGTTTATCCGCAAAATGTAATTTCTGTTTCTGGTACAGGGGAAGTCTTTGCCGTACCTGATGTTGCCACAGTGTCTTTTTCTATTACTGAAGAGAAGGCAACTGCTTCTGAAACCCAAGCGGCAGTTACTAAAAAGATGAACTCTCTTTTAGGTGAATTAAAACAGAAAGGACTGGAAGAAAAAGATATTAAAACCACTGGCTATAATCTTTCTCCGCGTTATGAATACGCGAACTTTGTTTCTGGATACCGAATTCCCTCAAATGAAAGAGTTTTGGTTGGCTATGAATTAAGCCATTCAATTTCTTTAAAAATTCGTAACTTGGACAAGGTTGGAGAAATAATCTCTGTTTTAGGCGGAGCAAATGTTTCAAATATTTCTGGTCCGGATTTCTTGGTTGATAACAAAGAAAGTCATAAAGCCGAAGCCAGAAAAATGGCAATAGAAGAAGCCCAGAAAAAAGCCAAGGATTTGAGCCGTGACCTGGGAGTAAAATTAGTGAGAATGGTGAATTTTTCTGAATCCGGAGATTTTTATCCGTATGGTTTAGGCGGCGATTTTATGAATGAGGCCGTATTAAAATCAGAAGCGACGCCTGTTCCCGGAATTCCTGCCGGTGAGAACAAGATTATCTCTCAAGTCCATATCACCTATGAGATAAGGTGA
- a CDS encoding bifunctional 5,10-methylenetetrahydrofolate dehydrogenase/5,10-methenyltetrahydrofolate cyclohydrolase: MTKILDGKKVALRIKNKLTEEIAGFSKSPKLAIFQVGDNPESTLYIKKKKEFAEQIGAQVEHFRFADSIDQESLARELKKVNIDRNFHGIILQLPLPSHLGSSSFFDEIDCQKDVDGLSSVNLKKLWNKEAGGFIPATAKGVLNILDFFEISLSGKRVVIIGRSDLVGKPIALAFLNRDATITVSHRKTENLSEISRQAEILVVAIGQPNFVDEKFVSPGQIVIDVGINSLPTGKLEEEISGRKIVGDVDFEAVKDIVEAITPVPGGVGPLTVSALFENLISAYRLQEKDLIR, encoded by the coding sequence ATGACAAAAATCCTTGATGGTAAAAAAGTGGCTTTGCGAATAAAAAACAAACTTACGGAAGAGATTGCTGGTTTTTCCAAATCCCCAAAACTTGCGATTTTCCAAGTTGGCGATAATCCCGAGTCTACACTTTATATAAAAAAGAAAAAAGAGTTTGCCGAACAAATAGGCGCGCAGGTTGAGCATTTCCGTTTTGCGGACAGCATAGATCAAGAAAGTCTGGCAAGAGAACTCAAAAAAGTGAATATTGATAGAAATTTTCACGGAATTATATTGCAATTGCCGTTACCAAGTCATTTAGGTTCCAGCAGTTTTTTTGATGAAATTGATTGTCAAAAAGATGTGGACGGCCTCTCGTCTGTGAATTTAAAAAAGCTTTGGAATAAAGAGGCGGGTGGATTTATTCCGGCCACCGCCAAGGGTGTTTTGAATATTTTGGATTTTTTTGAGATTTCTTTGAGCGGAAAGAGAGTGGTTATTATCGGCCGGTCGGATCTTGTCGGCAAACCGATTGCGCTGGCTTTTTTGAATCGTGACGCGACAATCACTGTGTCTCACAGAAAAACAGAAAATCTTTCTGAAATTAGCCGACAGGCGGAAATCTTGGTCGTAGCAATCGGTCAGCCGAATTTTGTTGATGAGAAATTTGTGTCTCCGGGCCAGATTGTTATTGATGTCGGCATAAATTCTTTACCAACCGGTAAGCTTGAGGAAGAGATTTCTGGCAGAAAAATTGTCGGCGACGTTGATTTTGAAGCGGTTAAGGATATTGTTGAGGCGATAACTCCGGTTCCTGGCGGGGTTGGACCGCTTACTGTTTCGGCGCTTTTTGAAAATTTAATTTCTGCTTATCGCTTACAAGAGAAAGATTTGATAAGATGA